The Oryzias latipes chromosome 8, ASM223467v1 genomic interval ACCACCTCCTTCTCTACAGGATCAACCACCATTAGTGCCGACCTGAGTCACACATCTACACACCGTCTAGTTTCACCCAAAGACTTTATCTCCAGCCATGCCACGACTTCACGCCACATGGCAGCATCCATCATAGGGGccgacctcctgctggtttttcagaaatctgCCTCATCTgttgttgattacctggatcaggtgtgtttagccaataaggagcttcaatggcaggttggttagaaatcatgtaggacactggcccttgaggcctggagtttgacacctgtggtTTACCTTCTCTGCAAACATGACAAAAGACTTCGATTGGAAAAGTTTACACAAGCTAACCAATCtgataaattctttttttttttttaacttgtcctgtccaacagctgggcagacagatgagagctgagggcctcttgtgttggacatattttaccttaacaacaggggttattaattttcagacaaaccaaatgtatgtctgaataaaccccttttgtaatcgaggccaaactttatttattttaatcgtatttgaaaatctttggtgttggaccggacagaaaaggaaaagagggaagaagagagagaggggggggggggggtaggagggtgattatagaagggggggggggtgtaaaaccatgaagcagcataaagcaacaagtttctggatggttatactcattatggtgaggttcagatgtaatacaggtctacaagggcggggcctgtccacacacaacAATCTGGAAAATTCTTAgctaataaatgaaaaaacaagaaagaaaaaaaatccacaatctCCTCAATTAGGGAAGGATCAGGAAATATCACCCACGACCCAAAGAAACAGACATCACATTTAAAGAATTTTATGAAAACTTATATTCTTCCTGTTTCCAAAATatttggttgggtgttattgtggaCTGCTCCCTCAGACTGGATGGGGCGGACCAGCTTCTTCTGCCAGGATATTGGTGTGCCCCTGACCTTGCAGCTCTTTTCCATGCGGTGAGGGAGTCCACAACATCGGAGCTAGATGGACCGTATCCCACGAGAAGCTGGTAAGGCTCCTTTTCTGGGCCCACTGGGGCACCCCAATTTTTCCATCATTGCTCACAGCAACTGGAGTGTGGTCCTCAGGCTCACCGTCCCCTGGCACTGTCAGGGACCTCTGCTGGTCGCCGGTGTCCACCTTCCCAGTCGGGTGGTCCATTTCTGTCCCTTCCCCTGGTTTGTCCTCAGTAGGGCTGGTGGTCAGGTTGCCTGGGTGTGCAGTGCGGGCTGGCCATGGGTGGTCCCGGCTTGCCTCTGGGGGTGTGGGGGATCAGGACTCCCGGGCAGTGGCGTGCCTCTCATCTGAGCGCCGTCATAGTTCTTGCACGGTTGGGGAGTCTGGGCCCGGAGCTCATTTGGGTAGGACTGGTTCCTGCCCTGGCCGGGGCTCCGGCCCTGCACACACTCTGTTCCTCCTGCTCCCCAACCGGCGGGCTGCCGTCTCCGAGGTGGGGGTTTGTTGCGCGTGAAGGAGGTTGTTCACATTCATTGTGATCAAGGTACACACTAAGAAGCACATGTTCAACCCACCCACTTATTCACTTTTGCACAACTATGGGCATTGGTACTGTTTGTACACCCCTCTCCAAGAATATTGGTCATGCAAATCTTTTGTGTACCTGTCTGTGCGCAGAAGTCAGTGTGAGATAAATCTTTCATCATTAACTTATGAATATATCTAAAACCTGTAAATAGCTGTTTGCAGAtttatttgttggtgtgtgtgtgaggactAAGTCATGTAATCTAATTATGACACTCTTATGTTATGACTCTGTATTATCGACTGCACCCCTCACCCTCCATCTTAACCCATTATCctccatctctaacatcccaatctctccctttctttttcttcttcatccagTCCAACAAGGGAAtgcatataaatataattactataaataaagcttagcctcacaTACAAAAAGGGTCTATACAAATATAAACTTTGTTTGTCTGAAGGTCCAAAAACTCCTATTGAAACCGTAAAAcagaaggttttatttttattactctTTAAATAAGTGCACAGTTTCATTAAGTTGACTGGTTATAgcaaaaaatgagtaaaaatacAGACATCTACCTAtggaaaaaacagacatttgatGGGTGATAGCTTGatctttctgattctgattgattgatttaatcAAAATTGACTAAATATTTGTTGCCCTATTGTTGTCCGgtaaattatgaaaaattaatTGGAATCTTTGGGAAAAGTTTCACACAGAAACTTGAAGCTCAGTCATTCAAGGCATATTGGGGTGTTGAATAAAACAGTCCTCTGCTTAGTCCATCAGGAGGAAGAAGtggatttaaaatcaaaacattttaaaaacctaaaCCCACTGTAGGATACATGTTTCACTGGAAGCTCTTTTATGTATTCAAGGCAAAACCATTTCAAGAGTATCATGCTCTTAAGGCTGTGAGGGCGTGCACGTCAGTCCCTTCTCTTCCTTCCTACATGACAGAGCAACATTTACAGGTCTTCTGCTTTCCTTTACaggcctcttcctcctctttagGAGGTTTGATTCCCACCCCCCTCTCATCCTCTGCGGCATTTGGAGGGTTTTGGACCGGCGTCTCCGTGTCACACtcctgctctgcttcctgtcctgATGCTGATTGAAGGGAGGAAGGTGTTTCATGGCCTAAGAGTGTCTCTTCTCCATCCTCCGTGATCATGACTCTCTCAACGGTGATCATCCCCTCAGGATCCTCCTGACTGGGATCGTCGGGATCGTCGGCGTAGCCCAGGAACAGAAGAGTGACTGGATTTTCCTCCAGATTCTGACTGTCTAGCTTCACTTCATTGTCTATAACCACTGTGGTAGTTTGATTTTCTTCATATCCAACATTCAGCGGCTCCTTCTCAATCTTCTGTTTGGCttccatgtgtttttttctctctatctGTATCTGTGTGGGGTTCTCCTTAAGCGGTGCATCTTTGGTGCTCAGTACTTTTTCTACATGAACTCTACTAGATTCCACATCCAGGGTCTTCAGTTGTGCCTCATGTGGCGAAGCTGCAACCTCGTCCAACAACACTTTCATCCCAAACCCGTCTGCAACACTCAGGATCTGCCTGAGCTCCTCAGACGAGGGTTGACCTGGACTCCCGCCAACGGTGTGGATGCTCTTCCTGCCATCATCAAAGATTGGCGTGGCCTTGGGAGCAGCAGCTGGCGCAGACACGGGGGTCACGGACCTGACAACGGTGACTCCTGTCTTTGGGTCTCTCTCAACCTGCACTTCTAACATCCCCAACACTggaatcacaaacacaactgaATTAGACAGATTTCTATGTGACTTAAATATGAGCGAGGTTGGATGACACACAAGagccaaataaaaaagaacagctttgattcacaattttttttttatttctttgattaAATATAGATCTTATTTGCTCAAATCTctattttaaattacatttcatgTGTTTATAACAAAAATCTTTCACAAAACTACTTTAACAGAACAATAAGGCAATTTTTTACTACCAAAATGAATAGTCTGACAATAAAACTAacacaaaaataagacaaaatcagtttcaaaactgtttcaatccttttttaaaaacgGATTAAGGGACTAAAGAAAACCAGTAGCCTTTAGAAGATAAGGAAAAATTATTCAAATGTGATCATACACTTTTTAAATCCTGTTCAAAATTTGACAGACAAGTAATTGTTTACTGGGATGTGTGCATTTAGTCATACCTCAATTATAACCCAAATCCTTAATGAATAAaagatacttttatttttaaggaaataGAAATGTATAGTATattataataaaaagtattgtcCCTTTTTGAGTTCACTTgtgctgaaattgttgaaatgtTCTCCGTTAATACTGCGAAGGGGGGTcgaagggcagggatgtccagtcagtttgttagttcaatttagtatttttcctattgaattctatgtattcatgatcattttgattttatgttaaactttttcaattacctatacgaagcccattgagacgactgttgttgtgaatttgggctatatatatataaaattgaattgaatcgaaTGAATAACTTCATGGGGCATACAGCACTTGTGAATATCAGATCTTTTTGTTCATTGAGTGTCTCACCTGATCGTCcatcttcttcatcatcatGAATCATCCTGTGAGCCATTTGTATGACGAGGGGATTCAAAGCTTTTTCATtaactgagaaaacaaaaagacatttgtttcaGAATCAGAACATTTGTGTGGCAATAAAATGATGTAAACACCCAGAAACTTCAATGTGTAGTGGACGCCGTAAGGATGGAGAGATTCCTtaataggataaaaaaaaatggcaatccAGGAGTGACGAGGccccttttttaaattcaatggAAAAGTGGAGTGGTCCAACATGCAAGGCAGAGGGGGGGAAAACCCGCCAAACCATCAGATAAACTTCTAATATGTGGACACACCATATTAGACCACACTAATTACATTCTCACCACTGTACTTGATGCCTAAGAGGGTTGAAATGATTTTCTAGACACTGTAGATTGGAGGTTTGTGCAAcatataaagttaaaaaaaagatcagtgtTTTCATATGTATAAAACCAAACTCATGAAAACAGATTCCAAAGACACCACAAGATACAATGAACCAAACTTTGATACAGATatgaaaccaacatttttttttttacttttcctaaTGTGATGTCCAGGAAAGCATGCCAACTGACACTTCACAAGAAGATCTTATGGAATTGGATTGTAAATTCCTGGTCAGAGAGAGGCATGAAATGTCTTCAGGTGCCTGCATAAGGTCCAACTTGGAAACCTTTTTGCACAGCAGTTCCCCAAATGTGTGCATCCTCCACATGTTTGCAGAAAACCCCTTTTCCCAGGGAATTTGTATTACCTGCAGTGAAATTTGATGTGCGTTCAAATCAAACCTGCTGCttatttctttcatgttttgagGTGAGTTGCAGCCTCATGAGATTCAAGCTTAACTGTTCTGCTGTGGAATTCAAGATGCCCAGCAAACCTGTGCAATGTGTCattgtgtatttgctgtgtatgtttgtgtctgAACATCCCTAACCTCTGGGTAAAACTCCACACTCTAAAGAAGATTTGTGATTCTCTTTAAAGCTTTGCACAAGTGAATAATCCTGCTTAGGATGTTCAATTCCACTTTGTATAAATAAGTCCTTTTTAAAAACCCTTTGCAGACAAAAGCAGGAATGGCTTCTTTGTAGTTTTTCATGTAGGCTTTCACACTCCTGATAGCCTTAAAGCatagaaataacatttttagaGGTATGCTTTTATAGAAATCTATACACCTGCTTCATCATCATGGCCCACAGCCTATagctgcaaaataaataaagagtcTTATGTACATTCTCACTAATATTAAAgtctggataaaaaaaaaagcatgtttgaaTTAAGATTCATTTGATCACTCTAAAAGATAGAGTGATCAAATGAATTTTACTTTGTTTCTATGGACTAAAAGCTTTGGACTTAAAGGCGAGGGGCTGTTTTTCTACACATCACTGCGTGTTTAACAGTTTAAATCCCCCTGATATGATTGAAAACAGGTTTCTGAAAGTACATCACAACCATAACAAAGTCCCACCCAAAACATCAGACCAGGACGTCAGGCAGCAGGCAGCTCAGCCCGATTTGGAAAGAGGATGGCTCACCACAGTGATCAGATGTTGATGAGAagcaatagaaaaaaacaattaaaaaaaaaacccacaatgaACACAAACAACTAATGCTGCATTAGCCTACCCTCATCTGAAATAAGAATTCATTTCATatcatttttccaaaaacaacagATGGATCTGCATTCATCAGCTTATGGAAAAACCCTATTCCTGCTTTCAAATAATTAGCTTATTACCCTTTGTGACACAAACGGTCTTTTTCAAGCTTACGCTGCTCTTTCAGGACCTTCCCTGAacaagatgagaaaaaaaaaccacattaaATTGTCTGTCTAAGAAAGGGTTCGTGCAGAAAAACAGTCATCTAAAGCATGCGGGTCATTACTCACCTCTCACTTGCACCGGTCTGAAAAGCAGCTCATACGTAGAAGAAGAGACTGAGTCTGCTTGGTGTTATCTGAGAGCACTGTGCTGTGGGGTTCCACCCGCTCTAACAGTCTGAATCTGTGGTCactccctgttttttttccaaagacaacgacttcctctgcagcagagtcAATCCGAAAAACAAGCAGGGACAGAGGAAGGGATATTTTTAGGAGACCGACACGTTAAAAGGGAGTTGATATAGCCGGCTGGGATGCCAGGAAGAAACGCAGAGAGAAATATAGTTCACTGACGCAGCACATTACGCTCTCGCTCAGGCATAAATACACTGCAGTGAGCTGCAAACATGCCAAGGTCAGCTCTAAAACCTCTTTTTCTCTCAGTAGTATTGACTGTGGGAGGGAGTCTACTGATCAAATTAACCATTCAGACCTGGAGAATGTCTGAGTGTTAAACTGACAGTTTGCTGCAGTCTGTTCTGCACAAcattagtttttaatttttctaattCATGCTAAAGACaggttcttttcttttacttcatTTTACTTTCTGCTCTACTTCCTAACTAGGGTACAGCAGGAAGACAGTATTAGTTTGCATTAAAAGTCTATTTtccatgttgtgttttttgcaaatgtccttcttaatttttttttgataagTCTCTCAGACTCGTGAAAAATACACCACAACAGCAAGCTGCCCTTAATATTTTCTATTCTAATTATATCTACCTACACCATAACAAGCTAACTTTAGTTTCCTCTCTGCACAGAAATAACAAACACCTGTCGCCTCGCGAACGCCCCCTAAAGGTCCGGAAGAGTACTATCTGCTTCAcgtcaggattttttttttttttcaagatcgATAAAAGTATTTATGGTGTGATGatattataaaatatattatatttaaaaagttttttttaaatgaataactaATGTGTCTGTATTCTGTAAAAACAACCATGGAACAAACATCCTTTAAAATTGAAATGGTACAAAAAAtggtataaaaaaatagaaatggtaCACTGCAGGCTtgaaccaactttttttttttgtaaagaatgttGTAAATAATATTGattaaaagagaggaaaaatacTGAGGCCTCCAttagtggttaaaaaaaatctgataaaccgTGCTAATTTGTCCACAGAAATTGATGAGCGCTAGCAGGGACGTGGATAGAGCGAGGGAGTGGATAGGGCGAGAATAGAGGGGCAGTGGCTCAAAGTCGGAAAAGGGCagcacaaacatgttttttttgatcttttaaacaataaggaaattaagtttaattttaaaataaactacttATAGATAAATACTCAGCTACTGTAGGTTAAAGTGATAAAattgtcatttcttttatgtAAACAAATTATTGTCAACATGAGTTTGTTCACTTTATGGAAAAcataaagcaataaaacactggAGGCTATTTATTTTggcacaatgtgctgcaggAATAACCAccatgaataaagtttattacagatggtaatattttaaacactGACATCCTACAACTTTTATCCCCAGAATTCTTAAATGATTAGTAATATTTAACTAAATCATACTGTTGCTGTGAAGTTTCtgcagtttagttcagtttgtCAGTGGTCCTCTATCATGTTCAtgttaatcatccacagctgtcttcatttctgttcattgtCCTCAGTGAGTAGAAGTGTCCGGTTTTCAGTTCTACATTGTAAGATTgtctgttttatctgctttttgtttctccacgGTGTTTGTCCTGTTTTAGTGTATTTATGAAATGCttaagtttctgccaccaagcacAGTTTCCTGGTTGGCTTCAACACCTTCAGTTCCTGACAGCTGGATCCAATGTGACTCTTGTTTTATGTTGGGATTGACAGCTAAATTCTCTTTTGCATCTAATCCTCTAAACACAGGTGTTTAATCCTTAATACAAAGGATTGTGAAAGTGAATAATGCAGAGTTAAAAGTTGGCATTTCTAATCAGAAAATGTTACGTTAAACAGATCAATTCTATGTCAGACCGGCAGTGAGGAAGCTATGAAGTCGCCATAAATACTGTTATTTTGAGCTCAGTACCCCACTTCCAGTCACTGCAGGTTCTGCTCTGTTTTTAATTCATGCTCCATGTTCAGGCGTCTTTCACAAGTAAAAAGTGACTgctgtgtgtttttctaaacTATGAACCATATTTAAGCTTGTTAAATCAGTGGACGGTGACTGGTTAGACCAGAACGCTCAGATTCAAGTTGCTGCGCTGTCACGTCTCTTCAGttttctgcttctgcagcttctctcGCCGTCCTCAACTCTCTCTGGCGGCTCTGAGTCCAAGTGGAGCCGCAAACACAGAAGCGGCAGCTCAGAACCTCCGCGTTATAATGGGTTCAATAGAATACCGGGAGGGAAGGGGGTGTAGCCACATATTTTTCTTGAACAGAACTTTATGAGCGTTAatacaaagaagaaaacagaaaagaaaaaaataaacagataagaataaattaacaaaataaaaacattacttaAACATACCACACCATAAACATTAGttacaaagacaaataaaaagacagtccCTCCAGTGTTTCCATAAATGTGACCGGGAGCGTATAGCATTAAATATAATGTTACTTATAGCCAAGATTAGAGTGTTCTCTGAAGAATTTAGTCTGTAGATACATTTGAACATGAGTGAGCGCATGCAAACCCAGAGActgagagaaacaaacagctcacTAACACTCGTCCTCCTTGGCTTATTTAAAAGCACACTAACAGCGTCATTGTCCGCCACCTGCAGCTTTCTCATTCTGGCACTTGGGCATTAGGGTACCGGTACTTTATATTACAAGACAAAAAGGGCAGGTGCTCAAGCACCTCTAGTGCCCTAAGAGCGCACTTTCCTGAGCGCTACTGCCGTGGCAGAAACCTGAATGAATCTCGTCGTGTtatcaaaaaggaaaatgggTCCAGCTGCTGAACAGGCTTCCCACATGCGTCTCTGAGTCTGGCTCAGTACAGAGACTGTCAGCGGTTCCGCAGCGCTGTAACACCATCCAAATGCGCCTTTTTAGGGAAACGACATCACCATCACAATGGTTTTGAATGGCTTATCGCTTGAGTTGGTTTGTCTTTTTCCACGTTTACGATTGAATGGAAACCATCTGATTGCGAAATTGTGTTTTGTCTACATTTTTAGACTTTCGATAAAGTTTTGCACATTCgtgtaatggaaacacagcttctgatgttgttgtgtttcagaGTCTGCACCAGAAGAATCACAGCAGGTTGTGATGTGGCCAGGTTAActcaggctccgccccctcacTGGGGAACTTGATTGAACTGAGGCCACCTCAGTGCAGCTAAAAGGTCAGCGACATCTGCAGGACCAGATCTTTGAGACacgttaaacattttttgtagttttttctcaaacattttgtaaatatttggtATTTATCCCAGACTGCTTATTTCTGAAGGATCAGTTTATctcttttgtgtaaaataaaaaaaaaacaataattctgTGTTTGTGATGTGTAAATATAGAGCttgttcaggtgtgtccatTCTTTTTAAGGTGGATTTTGCTGATAGGTTAAAATGTTGCTCAAATAAATCAGTGCAGTgagattatttattttactgattatttatttatgcattatGTATGTTTCTGCATTAGGTGCAATAATGTCCAAGTTCAAgttcaaaatatatatatattttttggacaAGTGGAAACAAGTGTAGAATAACAATATaagacaaaacaagacaaaattatataaggtaaaaataattatataaaacaagacaagacaaaattacataattatttattatataaaCAACAAAAGTCCAAAAGGaagtgagaagaagaaagatCTTGTAGACTTTCACCCCCTTTACATTACGTCCTTACTCTCCTAACTAAACCCAGTACACCCACCATCAAAGTCTAGGGCCCTACCCGTGTATATTCGACTACAGCTGCACATGTAATTCTCATTTCAAAAACAGCCAAATTAATTACACAATCTCATTTTATAAGCATGCAGAATTACAAATGCTGA includes:
- the LOC101162370 gene encoding paralemmin-2; the protein is MAHRMIHDDEEDGRSVLGMLEVQVERDPKTGVTVVRSVTPVSAPAAAPKATPIFDDGRKSIHTVGGSPGQPSSEELRQILSVADGFGMKVLLDEVAASPHEAQLKTLDVESSRVHVEKVLSTKDAPLKENPTQIQIERKKHMEAKQKIEKEPLNVGYEENQTTTVVIDNEVKLDSQNLEENPVTLLFLGYADDPDDPSQEDPEGMITVERVMITEDGEETLLGHETPSSLQSASGQEAEQECDTETPVQNPPNAAEDERGVGIKPPKEEEEACKGKQKTCKCCSVM